One genomic segment of Bradyrhizobium prioriisuperbiae includes these proteins:
- the map gene encoding type I methionyl aminopeptidase, protein MNYVEASDVSLRKTGQIKLHGPAAFAGMRKAGALTARCLDELVPLVQPGVPTSKIDDFVREFAFSHGAYPATLMYRGYRYSTCTSINHVVCHGMPGDRLMKENDIVNIDVTLIVDGWYGDSSRMYAVGPIARKAERLIDVTYEALMRGVAAVKPGATTGDIGHAIQSFVEPQQMSVVRDFCGHGLGRLFHDEPNIIHVGRPGEGVLLKPGMLFTIEPMINLGKPHVKILSDGWTAVTRDRSLSAQFEHSVGVTATGVEIFTLSPGKLDKPPYTVV, encoded by the coding sequence ATGAATTATGTTGAAGCCTCCGACGTCTCGCTGCGCAAGACCGGTCAGATCAAGTTGCACGGCCCTGCCGCCTTTGCCGGCATGCGCAAGGCCGGTGCGCTGACCGCCAGGTGCCTCGACGAGCTGGTGCCGCTGGTGCAGCCGGGGGTGCCGACCTCGAAGATCGACGATTTCGTGCGCGAGTTCGCCTTCAGCCATGGCGCCTATCCGGCGACGCTGATGTATCGCGGCTACCGCTATTCCACCTGCACCTCGATCAACCACGTGGTCTGCCACGGCATGCCGGGCGACCGGCTGATGAAGGAAAACGATATCGTCAATATCGACGTCACCCTCATCGTGGACGGCTGGTATGGCGATTCCAGCCGGATGTATGCGGTCGGTCCGATCGCGCGCAAGGCCGAGCGGCTGATCGACGTCACCTATGAAGCGCTGATGCGCGGCGTCGCCGCGGTGAAGCCCGGCGCCACCACCGGCGACATCGGCCATGCGATCCAGAGTTTTGTCGAACCGCAGCAAATGAGCGTGGTGCGGGATTTCTGCGGCCATGGCCTGGGCCGGCTGTTCCACGACGAGCCCAACATCATCCATGTCGGCCGTCCCGGCGAAGGCGTGTTGCTGAAGCCGGGCATGCTGTTCACCATCGAGCCGATGATCAATCTCGGCAAACCGCATGTGAAGATCCTGTCCGACGGCTGGACCGCGGTGACGCGGGACCGTTCGCTGTCGGCGCAGTTCGAACACTCGGTCGGCGTCACCGCCACCGGGGTCGAGATCTTCACCCTGTCGCCGGGCAAGCTGGACAAGCCGCCGTACACGGTGGTTTGA
- a CDS encoding NmrA family transcriptional regulator, protein MAISMSANQRNLILGGTGKTGRRVADLMRQAGHEVRIGSRSATPAFDWTDRGTWEPVLSGVKAAYVAFQPDLAAAGALDIIRPFFATAAGMGVEKLVLLSGRGEPEALDAERALQATNLDWTILRSSWFSQNFSESFLLEPILAGEVVLPSGLAAEPFVDVDDIAEIGFAALTTDAHSRQLYEITGPRALTFADAVAEIAAVTERHIAFIEVAPEDYRAELKRLDLPADYVDLIMYLFTTVLDGRNVPLGDGIQRALGRNPGSFSDYVRRTAATGVWGGNNA, encoded by the coding sequence ATGGCAATTTCAATGTCGGCTAACCAGCGGAATTTGATTTTGGGCGGCACCGGCAAGACCGGCCGCCGGGTGGCGGATTTGATGCGTCAGGCGGGGCATGAGGTGCGGATCGGGTCCCGCTCCGCCACCCCGGCGTTCGACTGGACCGACCGCGGCACGTGGGAGCCGGTGCTGTCCGGGGTGAAGGCAGCGTATGTTGCGTTCCAGCCGGACCTCGCCGCTGCCGGCGCGCTCGACATTATCAGGCCGTTCTTCGCGACCGCCGCAGGGATGGGCGTCGAGAAGCTGGTGTTGCTGTCCGGCCGCGGTGAGCCGGAAGCGCTGGACGCCGAGCGGGCGCTGCAGGCGACCAACCTCGACTGGACCATCCTGCGCTCGAGCTGGTTCAGCCAGAATTTCAGCGAGAGTTTTCTGCTCGAGCCGATCCTGGCGGGCGAGGTGGTGCTGCCGAGCGGGCTTGCGGCCGAACCGTTTGTCGATGTCGATGACATCGCCGAGATCGGCTTCGCGGCGCTGACCACCGATGCCCATTCCCGGCAGCTTTACGAGATCACCGGCCCGCGGGCGCTGACCTTCGCCGACGCGGTGGCCGAGATCGCGGCCGTGACCGAACGCCACATCGCCTTCATCGAGGTCGCTCCGGAAGATTATCGCGCCGAGCTCAAGCGGCTGGATCTGCCGGCCGATTATGTCGACCTGATCATGTACCTGTTCACGACCGTGCTCGACGGCCGCAACGTTCCGCTCGGCGATGGCATCCAGCGTGCGCTCGGGCGTAATCCCGGCAGTTTTTCAGACTATGTGCGCCGCACGGCTGCGACTGGCGTCTGGGGAGGCAACAATGCTTGA
- a CDS encoding helix-turn-helix transcriptional regulator — MRTAPNRRDELARFLRDRRTRLNAADFGIAAGGRRRTAGLRREEIADAAGISTTWYVWLEQGRDVKASPHALRALGKALRLSTPEQTYLFQLARPDLDWRPRLAKQEMPSANLLAVLEGLAPHPAYIVNRYAQVVASNDPARRLLGPFDPADDWGGSLIARLFLDPLWRERFVDWAIVARSAVAQFRLATVAMADDPVLVAMIVQLQSISPEFAACWNDRELAEPPIWQKSVRHPRAGKMRFDFATLRPGGRDGDFTLSVYTPADNASRAGLAKLLAAPLPVKASVKRAAARRGV, encoded by the coding sequence ATGCGGACCGCTCCGAACCGACGCGACGAACTCGCCCGTTTTCTGCGCGACAGGCGCACCCGCCTGAACGCTGCGGACTTCGGCATCGCCGCCGGCGGCCGCCGGCGCACCGCGGGGCTGCGCCGCGAGGAGATCGCCGACGCCGCGGGGATCAGCACCACCTGGTATGTCTGGCTCGAACAAGGGCGCGACGTGAAGGCCTCGCCCCATGCGCTGCGCGCGCTGGGCAAGGCGCTGCGGCTGAGCACACCGGAGCAGACCTACCTGTTCCAGCTCGCCCGGCCCGATCTCGACTGGCGTCCCCGTCTGGCCAAACAGGAGATGCCGTCGGCCAATCTGCTGGCCGTTCTGGAGGGCCTGGCGCCGCATCCCGCTTATATCGTCAACCGTTATGCGCAGGTGGTGGCCAGCAACGATCCGGCACGCCGCCTGCTCGGCCCGTTCGATCCGGCTGACGATTGGGGCGGCAGCCTGATCGCGCGGCTGTTTCTCGATCCGCTGTGGCGCGAACGGTTTGTCGACTGGGCCATCGTGGCGCGATCCGCCGTCGCGCAATTCAGGCTCGCGACCGTGGCGATGGCGGACGATCCGGTGCTGGTGGCAATGATCGTCCAGTTGCAATCCATCAGCCCGGAGTTCGCGGCCTGCTGGAACGATCGCGAACTCGCCGAACCACCGATCTGGCAAAAGAGCGTGCGACATCCGCGCGCCGGCAAGATGCGTTTCGACTTTGCGACGCTGCGTCCCGGCGGCCGCGACGGGGATTTCACCCTCTCGGTCTATACGCCGGCGGACAACGCCAGCCGGGCGGGACTGGCCAAGCTTCTCGCAGCCCCTTTGCCTGTGAAAGCATCAGTCAAACGCGCGGCGGCGCGGCGCGGAGTCTGA
- the sfsA gene encoding DNA/RNA nuclease SfsA, translated as MLFANELVPATLIRRYKRFLADVELADGTQLTVHVANPGAMTGLQQPGARVWLSKSPSKTRKLPYSWELIEADFGEGPELIGVNTGHPNTIVAEALAANAIPELSGYATIRREVKYGQNSRIDFLLEHPQRPPCYLEVKNVHLMRRPGLAEFPDSVTARGAKHLDELATIAKGGGRAAMLFVIQMGSARAFTLARDIDPAYGRAFDRARDAGVEALAYRCALRQHEIVLAGPVPIQR; from the coding sequence ATGCTGTTCGCGAACGAACTCGTTCCGGCCACGCTGATCCGGCGCTACAAGCGTTTTCTCGCCGACGTGGAGCTGGCCGACGGCACCCAACTAACAGTCCATGTGGCCAATCCGGGCGCCATGACCGGCCTGCAGCAGCCGGGCGCGCGGGTGTGGCTGTCCAAATCACCCAGCAAGACGCGCAAGCTGCCGTATTCATGGGAACTGATCGAGGCGGATTTCGGCGAGGGCCCCGAGCTGATCGGCGTCAACACCGGGCACCCCAACACCATTGTTGCCGAGGCACTGGCCGCGAATGCGATCCCGGAGCTGTCCGGCTACGCCACCATTCGCCGCGAGGTGAAGTATGGGCAGAATTCGCGCATCGACTTCCTGCTCGAGCACCCGCAGCGCCCGCCCTGCTATCTGGAGGTCAAGAACGTGCATCTGATGCGCCGGCCGGGGCTGGCGGAGTTTCCGGATTCGGTCACCGCCCGCGGCGCCAAGCACCTGGACGAACTGGCCACCATCGCCAAAGGCGGGGGACGGGCGGCTATGCTGTTTGTGATCCAGATGGGCTCGGCCCGCGCCTTTACGCTGGCCCGCGACATCGATCCCGCCTATGGCCGCGCTTTCGACCGGGCCCGGGACGCCGGCGTGGAGGCTTTGGCCTATCGTTGCGCGCTCCGGCAGCATGAAATCGTGCTGGCTGGGCCGGTTCCCATCCAGCGGTGA
- a CDS encoding 4-hydroxyphenylacetate 3-hydroxylase family protein: protein MLMTAADYRESLRAYKPRVFINGSAIDSVADEPLLAPGIAGVGVTYDFAHRKEHVPIMTARQGTSGKTVNRMLHINETSQDLLSKLEAVRLVCRTSGCAQRYLTHDAFNGIFQATKLTDDRHGTDYSQRFLAYMHDVQDRDLTLGVAMTDAKGDRSKRPGKQANPDVYVHITERRPDGIVIRGTKAIVTGAPYMHEFLVMPCRTHVPEDADFAVCCAVPCDAPGVTIIARPAGRPGEAAAKFSAKYGQSVGVVMFDDVFVPHDRVFLAGETEEGGFLTTSYATHHRHSCIGARAGFGDLLIGAGALMIEANGLDVERHGHIREAMVELITITESFYACGVASSVYCTKDPAGSVMPDAVFSNIGKLLLATKIYDMHRVAHYVSGGLIVALPGPEEDHNPDTAASLAAVMGGRPDIPAEQRAEVARFIEDLTVSHQAGWYSVISLHGGGSPEAMKREIWRNYPVMEKAELVEGLLDRGILDEGRRVSKQPGRCCASGCEVPEPLAGKAQPQLEGAAE from the coding sequence ACAGGGAATCCCTGCGCGCCTACAAGCCGCGGGTGTTCATCAATGGCAGCGCGATCGACAGCGTCGCGGACGAGCCGTTACTCGCGCCCGGCATCGCGGGCGTCGGCGTCACCTACGACTTCGCCCATCGCAAGGAGCATGTGCCGATCATGACGGCGCGTCAGGGCACATCCGGCAAGACCGTCAACCGCATGCTGCACATCAATGAAACCTCCCAGGATCTGCTCTCCAAGCTCGAAGCTGTGCGGCTGGTGTGCCGGACCTCCGGATGCGCCCAGCGTTACCTGACCCACGACGCGTTCAATGGGATCTTCCAGGCAACGAAACTGACCGACGACCGCCACGGCACCGACTACAGCCAGCGGTTCCTCGCTTACATGCACGACGTGCAGGATCGCGATTTGACGCTGGGTGTGGCGATGACCGATGCGAAGGGTGATCGCTCGAAGCGACCGGGCAAGCAGGCCAACCCGGATGTCTATGTGCACATCACCGAGCGCAGGCCCGATGGCATCGTGATCCGCGGCACCAAGGCGATTGTCACCGGCGCGCCTTACATGCACGAATTCCTGGTGATGCCGTGCCGGACCCATGTGCCGGAGGATGCGGATTTCGCCGTGTGCTGCGCCGTCCCATGCGATGCGCCCGGCGTTACCATCATCGCGCGCCCGGCGGGCCGGCCCGGCGAGGCGGCCGCCAAGTTCTCGGCCAAATACGGCCAGTCCGTTGGCGTCGTGATGTTTGACGACGTGTTCGTCCCTCACGACCGGGTCTTCCTGGCCGGCGAGACTGAGGAGGGCGGCTTTCTCACCACGTCATACGCGACCCACCACCGGCACTCCTGCATCGGGGCGCGGGCGGGTTTCGGCGATCTTTTGATTGGCGCCGGCGCGCTGATGATCGAGGCCAATGGCCTGGACGTCGAACGCCATGGCCACATTCGCGAGGCGATGGTCGAACTCATCACCATCACCGAAAGCTTTTATGCCTGCGGCGTCGCGTCATCGGTGTATTGCACCAAAGATCCCGCGGGGTCGGTGATGCCGGATGCGGTGTTCTCCAACATCGGCAAGCTGCTGCTCGCCACCAAGATCTACGACATGCACCGCGTGGCGCATTATGTGTCGGGTGGTCTCATCGTGGCTCTCCCCGGTCCCGAGGAGGATCACAATCCGGACACCGCCGCCTCGCTCGCCGCGGTGATGGGCGGCCGGCCGGACATTCCAGCCGAGCAGCGTGCGGAGGTCGCGCGTTTCATCGAGGATCTCACCGTGTCCCATCAGGCGGGATGGTACTCGGTGATTTCGCTGCACGGCGGCGGCTCGCCGGAGGCGATGAAGCGCGAGATCTGGCGCAATTATCCGGTGATGGAGAAGGCCGAACTGGTGGAAGGCCTGCTCGACCGCGGGATTCTCGACGAAGGGCGCCGGGTCTCCAAACAGCCGGGCCGCTGCTGTGCCAGCGGATGCGAAGTGCCGGAGCCGCTTGCAGGGAAGGCTCAGCCGCAGCTCGAGGGCGCGGCCGAGTAG
- a CDS encoding TetR/AcrR family transcriptional regulator — protein MAERGRPRTFDKDAALQRAMEVFWIKGYEGASMTDLTSAMGIASPSLYAAFGSKEELFRQAVQHYSATEGLEIWGSVTEAKTAYEAVEGYLMQTARVFTRRNKPPGCLVVLSGLHPTEHSETVRRELLGLRTQSIEGLRQRLQQGVAAGEISPQADLMAIARYYVTVQQGMSIQARDGATRQQLEHVARAALAAWTPLTSAQA, from the coding sequence ATGGCGGAACGTGGCCGGCCCAGGACTTTCGACAAGGACGCAGCGCTCCAGCGCGCGATGGAAGTGTTCTGGATCAAGGGCTATGAGGGCGCCTCGATGACCGATCTCACCTCGGCCATGGGGATCGCATCGCCGAGTCTTTACGCGGCGTTCGGCAGCAAGGAAGAGCTGTTCCGCCAGGCGGTGCAGCACTACAGCGCCACCGAGGGCCTGGAAATCTGGGGCAGCGTCACCGAGGCGAAGACCGCCTACGAAGCTGTGGAAGGCTACCTGATGCAAACCGCGCGGGTGTTCACGCGGCGAAACAAGCCGCCGGGATGCCTGGTCGTGCTGTCGGGGCTGCATCCCACCGAACACTCCGAGACCGTACGGCGCGAACTGCTCGGCCTGCGCACGCAGAGCATCGAAGGCTTGCGGCAACGTTTGCAGCAGGGTGTGGCCGCCGGCGAGATTTCGCCACAGGCCGATCTGATGGCGATCGCGCGATACTACGTCACCGTGCAGCAGGGCATGTCGATCCAGGCCCGCGACGGCGCAACGCGCCAGCAGCTGGAGCATGTCGCGCGCGCCGCGCTTGCGGCGTGGACGCCGCTCACCAGCGCGCAAGCGTGA
- a CDS encoding choline dehydrogenase, with protein MNSRSSDTFHSDDSTFDYIIVGAGSAGCVLANRLSASGKHSVLLLEAGPKDSNIWIHVPLGYGKLFKDTSVNWMYQTEPEPGLDGRVVFQPRGKVLGGSSSINGLLYVRGQHEDYDRWRQRGNVGWGFDDVLPYFKKAEDQQRGADEFHGAGGPLAVSDWRHPDPLSQAFVDAAAENGIPTNPDFNGATQEGAGFFQTTTRRGRRASTAVAYLRPAQQRGNLRVETSALAQRILFEGRRAAGVSYKQGDTVRTARARKEVLVCSGAYNSPQLLQLSGVGPADLLRQHGIDVVLDAPGVGHDLQDHMQVRMVMRCAQPITLNDIVASPARKLWAGVQYATLRKGPLTIAAGTAGAFFKTSPRLATPDIQIHFLPFSTDKMGEKLHAFSGFSASVCQLRPESRGTLRIKSADPAAPPEIRINYLATETDRTANVEGLKILRRILHAPALKPFVIEEVDPGTAIVSDEDLLAHCRRRGSTIYHPTSTCRMGNDPLAVVDQRLNVRGLDGLRVIDGSIMPDLVSGNTNAVIIMIAEKASQMILEDAAQARQPAPSMARA; from the coding sequence ATGAACAGCAGATCATCGGATACGTTTCATTCTGACGACTCGACCTTCGACTACATCATTGTCGGCGCGGGATCGGCCGGCTGCGTGCTCGCGAACCGCCTGAGCGCATCGGGCAAGCATTCGGTGCTGCTGCTCGAAGCCGGCCCAAAGGACAGCAATATCTGGATCCATGTGCCGCTCGGCTACGGCAAGCTGTTCAAAGATACGAGCGTCAACTGGATGTACCAGACCGAGCCCGAACCGGGGCTGGATGGGCGCGTGGTGTTCCAGCCGCGCGGCAAGGTGCTCGGCGGCTCCAGCTCGATCAACGGCTTGTTGTATGTGCGCGGGCAGCACGAGGACTATGACCGCTGGCGCCAGCGCGGCAATGTCGGCTGGGGCTTCGACGACGTGCTGCCCTACTTCAAGAAGGCCGAGGACCAGCAGCGCGGCGCCGACGAATTCCACGGCGCGGGCGGACCCCTTGCGGTGTCGGACTGGCGCCATCCCGATCCGCTGTCGCAGGCCTTCGTCGACGCGGCCGCGGAGAACGGCATCCCGACAAATCCCGATTTCAATGGCGCAACGCAGGAGGGCGCTGGCTTTTTCCAGACCACGACCCGGCGCGGGCGACGGGCCAGCACGGCGGTGGCCTATCTGCGTCCGGCCCAGCAGCGCGGCAACCTGCGCGTCGAGACCTCCGCACTGGCGCAGCGCATCCTGTTCGAGGGACGCCGCGCCGCTGGTGTCAGCTACAAGCAAGGCGACACGGTGCGTACCGCCCGCGCGCGCAAGGAGGTGCTGGTCTGCAGCGGCGCGTACAATTCGCCGCAACTGCTGCAGCTGTCCGGCGTCGGCCCCGCCGACCTGCTGCGGCAGCACGGCATCGATGTGGTGCTGGATGCGCCCGGCGTAGGCCACGATCTGCAGGACCACATGCAGGTGCGCATGGTGATGCGCTGCGCGCAGCCGATCACCCTGAACGACATTGTCGCCAGCCCCGCCCGCAAGCTCTGGGCCGGCGTGCAGTATGCGACCCTGCGCAAGGGACCGCTGACCATCGCCGCGGGAACGGCCGGGGCATTTTTCAAGACCAGCCCCAGGCTGGCCACGCCGGATATCCAGATCCACTTCCTGCCGTTCAGCACCGACAAGATGGGCGAGAAGCTGCATGCGTTTTCCGGCTTCAGCGCCTCGGTGTGCCAGTTGCGGCCGGAAAGCCGGGGCACGCTGCGCATCAAAAGCGCCGATCCCGCGGCCCCGCCGGAAATCCGGATCAATTATCTGGCGACAGAAACCGACCGCACCGCCAATGTGGAAGGTCTCAAGATCCTGCGGCGCATTCTGCATGCGCCGGCACTCAAGCCGTTCGTGATCGAGGAGGTCGATCCCGGCACAGCTATCGTCAGCGACGAGGATCTGCTCGCCCACTGCCGCCGGCGCGGCAGCACCATCTATCACCCGACATCGACCTGCCGCATGGGCAACGATCCGCTTGCGGTGGTCGATCAGCGCCTGAACGTGCGCGGCCTCGACGGCCTGCGCGTGATCGACGGCTCGATCATGCCGGATCTGGTGTCGGGCAATACCAATGCCGTTATCATCATGATCGCCGAGAAGGCGTCGCAGATGATTTTGGAGGATGCGGCACAGGCCCGACAGCCGGCGCCATCGATGGCGCGGGCCTGA
- a CDS encoding 3-oxoacyl-ACP reductase family protein — MNVLQGKKALVTGASRGIGAAIAKRLAADGADVAITYENSAEKAQAVVSDIEKLGRRGFAIKANSADPAAVKAAVDRAAKELGGLDILINNAGIFRGGGALETITLEDIDATLAVNVRAVVLASQAAAAHMGEGGRIISIGSNLATRVPDAGMSLYSMSKSALIAWTQGLARDLGPRGITVNIVHPGSTNTDMNPAAGEQAEAQRARMAIPRYGKPEDLAALVAFVASPEARSINGAGLLVDGGANA; from the coding sequence ATGAACGTTTTGCAGGGCAAGAAAGCATTGGTTACCGGCGCCAGCCGCGGCATTGGCGCCGCCATCGCCAAACGTTTAGCCGCCGACGGCGCCGACGTCGCCATCACCTATGAAAACTCGGCCGAGAAAGCCCAGGCCGTGGTGAGCGACATCGAAAAGCTGGGACGTCGCGGTTTCGCCATCAAGGCGAACAGCGCCGATCCCGCCGCGGTGAAGGCCGCGGTCGACCGGGCCGCCAAGGAATTGGGCGGCCTCGACATCCTCATCAACAATGCTGGCATCTTCCGTGGCGGCGGTGCGCTCGAGACCATCACCCTTGAAGACATCGACGCAACGCTTGCGGTGAACGTGCGCGCGGTGGTGCTGGCCTCGCAGGCCGCCGCAGCTCACATGGGCGAAGGCGGCCGCATCATTTCGATCGGCAGCAACCTCGCGACACGCGTGCCCGACGCCGGCATGAGCCTCTATTCCATGAGCAAGTCGGCCTTGATTGCCTGGACCCAGGGCCTGGCGCGCGATCTCGGCCCGCGCGGCATCACCGTCAACATCGTGCATCCCGGCTCCACCAACACCGACATGAATCCGGCGGCCGGCGAACAGGCCGAAGCGCAGAGAGCGCGGATGGCGATTCCCCGTTACGGCAAACCGGAAGATCTCGCGGCGCTGGTGGCCTTCGTGGCCAGCCCGGAAGCGCGCTCCATCAACGGCGCAGGCCTTCTCGTCGACGGCGGCGCCAACGCGTGA
- a CDS encoding DUF1772 domain-containing protein produces the protein MLDRSMFILTFAAAIGSGLVGGIFYAFSTFVMAALGRLAPEQGIAAMNAINVTVINPLFFLAFFGTGLVCLALIAGSFVWWGHAGGKLVLLASLIYLISCIGVTMFFNVPLNNALAAVKTMTLESAALWSGYLRDWTFWNHVRTVGPLISAVLFTLALILK, from the coding sequence ATGCTTGATCGCTCGATGTTCATTCTGACGTTTGCCGCAGCGATCGGCAGCGGCCTGGTCGGCGGCATCTTCTACGCCTTCTCCACCTTCGTGATGGCGGCGCTGGGACGGCTGGCGCCGGAGCAGGGCATCGCGGCGATGAATGCGATCAACGTCACCGTGATCAATCCGCTATTCTTCCTGGCGTTCTTCGGCACAGGTTTGGTCTGCCTGGCGCTGATCGCCGGCTCATTCGTCTGGTGGGGGCACGCGGGCGGCAAGCTCGTGCTGCTTGCCAGCCTGATCTATCTGATCAGCTGCATCGGCGTGACCATGTTTTTCAACGTCCCGCTCAACAACGCACTCGCCGCGGTCAAGACCATGACGCTGGAAAGTGCTGCGCTGTGGTCAGGCTATCTGCGCGATTGGACGTTCTGGAATCACGTGCGCACGGTGGGACCGCTGATCTCGGCGGTCCTGTTCACGCTGGCGCTGATTTTAAAGTAG
- a CDS encoding TetR/AcrR family transcriptional regulator, translated as MAKVAPTSTAPDPADEATSGAAFRHRTLAQQRSRDRLERILGVASELIAAKGSDAIKMGEVAEMAKISIGSLYQYFPDKSAIIRALAERISAASRQCIEQALAGVRDLDGFLAAFAGLVDQYYAIFLAEPVMRDIWSATQADKQLRALELEESRACAVLLTKIMTRLHPGVAPEKIAASALLIWQLGEATMRLAISVDRAEGDALVEAYKRMTLRELAQP; from the coding sequence ATGGCTAAAGTGGCGCCAACCAGCACGGCCCCTGATCCGGCCGACGAGGCGACCAGCGGCGCGGCCTTCCGTCACCGGACGCTGGCGCAGCAGCGCAGCCGGGATCGACTCGAGCGGATTCTGGGGGTTGCCTCAGAGCTGATCGCGGCCAAAGGCAGCGATGCGATCAAGATGGGCGAAGTCGCCGAGATGGCGAAGATCTCGATCGGCTCGCTCTATCAATACTTTCCGGACAAGAGCGCGATCATCCGGGCGCTGGCGGAGCGCATCAGTGCGGCGAGCCGGCAATGCATCGAACAGGCGCTGGCCGGTGTCCGCGATCTCGACGGCTTCCTCGCCGCCTTCGCGGGGCTGGTCGATCAGTATTACGCGATCTTTCTCGCCGAGCCGGTGATGCGCGACATCTGGTCGGCCACGCAAGCCGACAAACAACTGAGGGCGCTTGAACTCGAGGAAAGCCGGGCCTGCGCAGTGCTGCTCACCAAGATCATGACGCGGCTTCATCCGGGCGTCGCGCCGGAGAAGATCGCCGCCAGTGCATTGCTGATCTGGCAACTGGGCGAAGCCACCATGCGGCTGGCGATCTCGGTCGATCGCGCGGAAGGCGACGCGCTGGTGGAGGCCTACAAACGCATGACCCTGCGCGAATTGGCGCAGCCCTGA
- a CDS encoding VOC family protein, with amino-acid sequence MSALSQIRQIDYTVVFARDMDAMRRFYEMVMEFPLQRTLGDNWIEYRVGATTLALTRHGVLFNDAPPAAGALSLQLAFRVAPDQVSACAASLESKGVAPVLPLTDQPWGHRTVFFRDPDGNVLEIFAEI; translated from the coding sequence ATGAGCGCGCTGAGCCAGATCAGGCAGATCGACTACACTGTGGTGTTCGCCCGCGACATGGACGCGATGCGGCGCTTTTACGAGATGGTGATGGAATTCCCGCTGCAGCGGACGCTCGGTGACAACTGGATCGAGTATCGCGTCGGGGCGACCACGCTGGCGCTCACCCGCCACGGCGTGTTGTTCAATGATGCGCCGCCGGCGGCAGGCGCGTTGTCCTTGCAACTGGCCTTTCGCGTTGCCCCCGATCAGGTATCGGCCTGCGCGGCGTCGCTGGAGAGCAAGGGTGTCGCACCGGTGCTGCCGCTGACCGACCAGCCCTGGGGCCATCGCACGGTGTTCTTCCGCGATCCCGACGGCAATGTGCTGGAGATCTTTGCCGAGATCTGA